Proteins encoded in a region of the Pseudomonas sp. GOM7 genome:
- a CDS encoding DUF6094 domain-containing protein, which translates to MALMFPRLARNFARNGYYPTDETTLERILQALSPTTGRMRICDPCAGEGVALAETAHALGREQVEACAVEYDSERAAHARMLLDKVLHSDLFDTMISRQSFGLLWLNPPYGDLVADHSGASQYQGSGRRRLEKAFYQRCLPLLQYGGALVFIVPHYVLDDELCGWLCNHFTELRIYAAADSTFKQVVIFGIRVRRQDLARPRDVAQVRDRLQAIGAGQEQAEELPECWPWESYSVLSTSSELTHFYQLTLEPEQFANEIHRLGGLWPDFNLHFGQAGVQPRPPVRELSSWHLALALAAGAISGVVTSSTGRVLVLKGDTYKDKVHKTEFTEDEKGNVSEVRILTDRFIPIIRAWEMTPGSPNHGRVLTISSSPSINDEPAPPAQASEPPQERPQPLLFPPGQIVMTAAVHHLVETGQLNPTSFLQRHLNGDWGNLDADDWNLNRQALTHGDRLFSSYDVDAGDESRLWIITESDRSQTTLLLPSDY; encoded by the coding sequence ATGGCCCTGATGTTCCCGCGCCTGGCGCGCAACTTCGCCCGAAACGGGTACTACCCCACCGACGAAACCACCCTGGAGCGCATTCTGCAGGCGCTCTCCCCCACCACCGGCCGCATGAGGATCTGCGATCCATGTGCCGGTGAAGGGGTGGCGCTGGCCGAAACTGCGCACGCCCTCGGGCGCGAGCAGGTCGAGGCCTGTGCAGTGGAGTACGACAGTGAGCGAGCGGCACACGCACGTATGCTGCTCGACAAGGTGCTGCACAGCGACCTTTTCGACACCATGATCAGTCGCCAATCATTCGGGCTGCTCTGGCTCAACCCACCCTATGGCGACCTGGTGGCCGACCACTCGGGCGCCTCACAGTACCAAGGCAGCGGTCGCAGGCGGCTGGAAAAGGCTTTTTACCAGCGCTGCCTGCCGCTCCTGCAGTACGGGGGAGCCTTGGTCTTCATCGTGCCCCACTACGTCCTGGACGACGAACTCTGTGGCTGGCTGTGCAACCACTTCACCGAACTGCGTATCTACGCCGCCGCTGACTCAACCTTCAAGCAAGTCGTGATATTCGGCATCCGTGTACGGCGCCAGGATCTGGCTAGGCCCAGAGACGTTGCCCAGGTGCGTGATCGCCTGCAGGCGATCGGCGCCGGCCAAGAGCAGGCCGAGGAGTTGCCCGAATGCTGGCCGTGGGAATCCTATTCGGTTCTCTCGACCAGCAGCGAGTTGACTCACTTCTACCAACTCACCCTGGAGCCAGAGCAGTTCGCCAACGAGATCCACCGACTGGGTGGCCTCTGGCCTGACTTCAACCTGCACTTCGGACAAGCAGGTGTTCAGCCACGACCGCCCGTGAGGGAGTTGTCTAGTTGGCACCTGGCCCTGGCGCTCGCCGCCGGCGCAATATCCGGCGTCGTCACCTCGAGCACAGGTCGTGTCCTGGTTCTGAAAGGGGACACCTACAAGGACAAGGTTCACAAGACCGAATTCACCGAGGATGAAAAGGGGAATGTCAGCGAGGTGCGAATCCTAACTGACCGATTCATTCCGATAATCCGCGCTTGGGAAATGACCCCTGGTTCCCCCAACCACGGCAGGGTGCTGACCATCAGCTCCTCACCATCAATCAACGACGAGCCCGCACCGCCAGCGCAGGCATCCGAACCGCCTCAGGAGAGACCACAACCTCTGTTGTTCCCCCCTGGGCAGATCGTGATGACGGCAGCCGTCCACCATCTAGTCGAAACGGGCCAGCTCAACCCAACCTCTTTCCTCCAACGTCACCTGAACGGCGACTGGGGCAATCTGGACGCGGACGACTGGAACCTGAACCGACAGGCACTGACCCACGGCGATAGGTTGTTCTCCAGCTACGACGTCGACGCCGGCGACGAATCCAGGCTCTGGATCATCACCGAGTCCGATCGAAGCCAGACAACCCTTCTGCTGCCCAGCGACTACTGA
- a CDS encoding DEAD/DEAH box helicase: protein MNTLTQSSMATSAPLTINLTDFIDEFGDELLNSLNRSNPPVYTGIANGARQMVMDKLKRRQPFPAQADVVQAIAALLLDRNEQAGIINAEMGTGKTMMAIAVAAVMHAAGYRRSLVISPPHLVYKWRREILETIPDARVWVLNGPDTLIKLLKLREQLAQPYDGRQEFFILGRVRMRMGFHWKLACWKKRAAGGQRLAACPDCGKVLEDLDGNLVTVDEFYRGDRRQSCSRCHGALWTLMRPGKTDSGDRRTTILKSMCRIPTIGPVRAERLLQDFGEDFIASMLVDNVSEFVNLMDAKGNFVFSDRQARRMERAMANIEFGFGQGGYQPTEFIKRYLPDGFFDLLIVDEGHEYKNSGSAQGQAMGVLAAKARKTVLLTGTLMGGYADDLFYLLFRILTRRMIEDGYRPNARGSMAPAAMSFMRDHGVLKDIYTERDGDSHKTAKGKKLSVRTVKAPGFGPKGIHRFVLPFTVFLKLKDIGGNVLPTYTEEFVDVPMAPEQLSTYQKLAGTLTAELRQALARRDTTLLGVVLNVLLAWPDCCFRPETVKHPRTRGLLAFVPTIFGEEELMPKEQALIDLCLQEKANGRKVLAYTVYSGTRDTTARLKRVLEQAGLKVAVLRASVDTARREDWILDQVDRGIDVLITNPELVKTGLDLLDFPTIAFLQTGYNVYTLQQAARRSWRIGQKLPVRVVFFGYADSSQITCLQLMAKKIAVAQSTSGDVPESGLDSLNQDGDSVEMALARQLIAA, encoded by the coding sequence ATGAACACCCTGACCCAGTCCTCGATGGCCACCTCTGCACCGCTGACCATCAACCTCACTGACTTCATCGACGAGTTCGGCGACGAGCTGCTGAACTCGCTCAACCGCTCCAACCCTCCGGTCTACACCGGCATCGCCAATGGCGCACGCCAGATGGTGATGGACAAGCTGAAACGCCGCCAGCCATTCCCAGCTCAAGCCGACGTCGTGCAAGCCATCGCGGCGTTGCTCCTCGATCGCAACGAGCAGGCTGGCATCATCAACGCCGAAATGGGCACAGGTAAAACCATGATGGCCATAGCCGTTGCAGCCGTGATGCACGCTGCAGGCTACCGTCGCTCCTTGGTCATTTCACCGCCTCACCTGGTCTACAAGTGGCGCCGCGAAATCCTCGAAACCATTCCAGATGCACGCGTGTGGGTACTCAACGGCCCAGACACCCTGATCAAGCTGCTGAAACTGCGTGAGCAGTTGGCCCAGCCCTACGATGGCCGCCAGGAGTTCTTCATCCTCGGGCGCGTGCGGATGAGGATGGGATTTCACTGGAAGCTAGCGTGCTGGAAGAAGCGCGCTGCCGGCGGACAGCGACTGGCAGCCTGTCCAGACTGTGGCAAGGTACTCGAGGATCTAGACGGCAACCTAGTCACCGTGGATGAGTTCTACCGAGGTGATCGCCGGCAGAGCTGCTCCCGTTGTCATGGCGCTCTCTGGACGTTGATGAGGCCGGGCAAAACCGATAGTGGGGATCGACGCACGACGATCCTAAAGTCGATGTGCCGCATCCCCACCATCGGCCCAGTCCGCGCCGAACGACTGCTACAGGACTTCGGTGAAGACTTCATCGCCTCAATGCTGGTCGACAACGTCTCCGAGTTCGTGAACCTCATGGACGCCAAGGGCAACTTCGTCTTCAGCGACCGCCAGGCCCGCCGTATGGAACGCGCCATGGCCAACATCGAGTTTGGTTTTGGTCAGGGCGGCTACCAGCCCACGGAGTTCATCAAGCGCTACCTGCCTGATGGATTCTTCGACCTGCTGATCGTTGACGAGGGGCACGAGTACAAGAACAGTGGTTCGGCTCAAGGCCAAGCCATGGGGGTGTTGGCGGCGAAAGCGCGGAAAACCGTGCTGCTGACTGGCACGTTGATGGGCGGCTACGCCGATGACCTGTTCTACCTCCTGTTCCGCATCCTGACCCGGCGAATGATCGAAGACGGATATCGACCAAATGCCCGTGGCAGCATGGCTCCTGCAGCGATGTCGTTCATGCGCGACCACGGTGTTCTGAAGGACATCTACACCGAGCGTGATGGCGACTCTCACAAGACCGCCAAGGGCAAGAAACTCTCGGTACGAACAGTGAAGGCCCCTGGCTTCGGCCCGAAAGGCATCCACCGCTTCGTACTGCCCTTCACCGTCTTCCTGAAGCTCAAGGACATAGGGGGCAATGTGCTGCCGACCTACACAGAAGAGTTCGTCGATGTCCCCATGGCACCGGAACAGCTCTCGACCTACCAGAAGCTGGCGGGCACGCTCACAGCAGAGCTCCGACAGGCCCTGGCTCGAAGAGACACCACGCTCCTGGGCGTTGTGCTCAATGTGTTGCTGGCCTGGCCGGACTGCTGCTTCCGCCCGGAGACGGTAAAGCACCCCCGTACCCGTGGATTACTGGCCTTCGTGCCGACAATCTTCGGGGAAGAGGAGCTGATGCCCAAGGAGCAAGCGCTGATCGACCTCTGCCTGCAGGAGAAGGCGAATGGCCGCAAGGTCTTGGCCTACACCGTCTACAGCGGGACACGCGACACCACCGCAAGGCTGAAACGAGTCCTCGAGCAGGCTGGGTTGAAAGTGGCGGTACTGAGAGCATCGGTGGACACGGCCAGGCGCGAGGATTGGATCCTCGACCAGGTCGACCGAGGCATCGACGTGCTGATCACAAATCCGGAGCTGGTGAAGACCGGGCTGGATCTCCTGGACTTCCCGACCATCGCGTTCCTGCAGACAGGGTACAACGTGTACACCCTGCAGCAGGCGGCGCGGCGGTCATGGCGGATTGGACAGAAACTTCCAGTGAGGGTGGTTTTCTTCGGCTATGCCGACAGTTCGCAGATTACCTGCCTGCAGCTTATGGCCAAGAAGATAGCAGTGGCACAGAGCACGTCGGGAGACGTACCTGAGTCTGGCCTCGATTCGCTGAACCAGGATGGTGATTCGGTCGAGATGGCCCTAGCGAGACAACTCATCGCAGCATGA
- a CDS encoding DUF3275 family protein, with product MIRVDGQLVIKSISGRYGSFNVARLLTSIGEFAVKDSMLEQYTEGKYEGSFVIAHIGPSSYSTSSGRTVIEVRAKLDSMTLNEMDTLSVADSERLEPKEPDPLDEERGSPPASSVTSSSKSLADAPASASPTSHPAADEMPFGMSASELASTPQPGQSERSADDADADLFGTIWPLAEIVKLDTTVDRQRLREQSRRLDQLGYTLDYKAQLWRRHN from the coding sequence ATGATCCGCGTCGATGGCCAACTGGTCATTAAATCCATCTCCGGCCGCTATGGCTCATTCAACGTCGCGCGCTTGCTCACCAGCATCGGTGAGTTCGCTGTCAAAGACTCGATGCTCGAGCAGTACACCGAGGGGAAGTACGAAGGCAGCTTCGTGATTGCTCATATCGGGCCGTCGAGCTACTCAACCAGCAGCGGCAGAACAGTCATCGAGGTGCGGGCCAAGCTGGACAGCATGACCCTCAACGAGATGGACACGCTGTCGGTGGCCGACTCGGAGCGCCTTGAACCCAAAGAACCGGATCCTCTTGATGAGGAACGGGGTAGCCCTCCAGCAAGCTCGGTGACGAGCTCCTCTAAATCTCTAGCAGATGCCCCAGCTAGTGCATCCCCTACTTCGCATCCAGCCGCTGATGAGATGCCTTTTGGCATGTCAGCATCCGAGCTGGCCAGCACACCTCAACCTGGGCAAAGCGAGCGCTCTGCAGACGATGCAGACGCAGACCTGTTCGGCACCATCTGGCCCTTGGCCGAGATAGTAAAGCTGGATACCACCGTCGATCGTCAGCGCTTGCGTGAGCAATCCCGGCGCCTCGACCAGCTCGGCTACACCCTGGACTACAAAGCCCAGCTCTGGCGCCGGCACAACTGA
- the radC gene encoding RadC family protein, which yields MQQLRLIESCDRAASKLADEDLTIGQAIQILERRLFSRGPELTSPEAVRNYLRIKLAPMENEVFGAVFLDTKHRTLAFEILFQGGIESANVYPREVVKRALAHNAAAMILTHNHPSGCSTPSEADRVLTQRLKEALALVQVRVLDHLIVGQGAPLSMAELGWV from the coding sequence ATGCAACAACTCCGCTTGATTGAATCCTGTGATCGAGCAGCATCCAAGCTAGCTGATGAGGATCTCACCATAGGCCAGGCGATCCAGATTCTGGAGCGTCGGCTTTTTAGCCGCGGCCCTGAGCTGACATCCCCAGAAGCGGTGAGAAACTACTTGAGGATCAAGCTTGCGCCCATGGAAAACGAGGTTTTCGGCGCTGTCTTTCTCGACACCAAACACCGAACGTTAGCGTTCGAGATTCTGTTCCAAGGCGGCATTGAGAGCGCAAACGTGTACCCACGCGAAGTCGTCAAACGAGCGCTGGCCCACAACGCCGCAGCAATGATCCTCACACACAACCATCCCTCTGGATGCTCTACCCCAAGCGAGGCTGATCGCGTGCTCACTCAGCGCTTGAAAGAAGCGTTGGCCCTGGTCCAGGTGCGCGTCCTCGATCACCTGATCGTCGGCCAAGGCGCTCCGCTATCGATGGCGGAACTTGGCTGGGTTTAA